The proteins below are encoded in one region of Legionella antarctica:
- the neuC gene encoding UDP-N-acetylglucosamine 2-epimerase, whose translation MLRKIIYITGTRADYGLMREVLRRLEAADDIELSICVTGMHLSSLYGNTIKEIEADNFRICGIIPVDAENATHAAMARSIGHEIIGMIEVFERERPDLVLLLGDRGEMLAAAISAVHLNIPIVHVHGGERSGTVDEMIRHSISKLSHYHFVATESSKERLIRMGEVQAHVIVVGAPGLDEIHGFPRTNRELFYQRFRISCDKKTVLLIYHPVVQEYNEIKSQFQNVINAALAHNLQIVCLEPNSDAGGQLIRTALQEYVNHQDVRIIKHLQRAEFINCLANSDLMLGNSSSGIIEAASFNLVAVNVGTRQNLRECGDNIIHVENSFDSVFIGIKEALTREKQNYKNIYGDGHTSERCYQLLKTINLDSQILNKCNAY comes from the coding sequence ATGTTAAGAAAAATAATTTATATTACAGGTACAAGAGCCGATTATGGACTCATGCGTGAAGTACTCAGAAGGCTGGAGGCCGCTGACGATATTGAGTTGTCAATTTGTGTTACCGGAATGCATCTCTCCAGTCTTTATGGTAATACTATAAAAGAAATTGAAGCGGATAATTTTAGAATCTGCGGCATTATTCCAGTTGATGCAGAAAATGCAACTCATGCTGCTATGGCTAGATCAATAGGTCATGAAATTATAGGCATGATAGAGGTGTTTGAGCGTGAAAGACCCGATCTGGTTTTATTATTAGGAGATAGGGGAGAAATGTTAGCGGCTGCAATTTCTGCTGTTCATCTAAATATTCCTATAGTACATGTGCATGGTGGAGAGCGATCAGGGACAGTTGATGAAATGATTAGACACTCCATTTCCAAGCTATCTCATTATCACTTTGTTGCAACGGAAAGCTCTAAAGAACGATTAATCAGAATGGGCGAAGTCCAAGCACATGTAATAGTTGTTGGTGCTCCTGGACTTGATGAAATTCATGGTTTTCCTCGAACAAATCGGGAATTATTTTATCAGCGTTTCAGGATTTCTTGTGATAAAAAAACAGTGTTATTGATATATCATCCCGTGGTGCAGGAATATAATGAGATTAAGTCTCAATTTCAGAATGTAATTAATGCGGCTTTGGCTCATAATCTACAGATTGTTTGTTTAGAGCCCAATTCAGATGCTGGTGGTCAATTGATTCGAACAGCATTGCAAGAATATGTTAATCATCAAGACGTACGAATCATTAAGCATCTGCAACGAGCAGAATTTATCAATTGTTTAGCCAACTCAGATCTAATGTTGGGAAATTCCAGCAGTGGAATTATAGAAGCTGCTTCATTTAATCTGGTCGCAGTAAATGTTGGAACGAGACAAAATCTAAGAGAATGTGGTGATAATATCATTCATGTTGAAAATTCTTTTGATTCTGTGTTTATTGGTATAAAAGAAGCATTAACAAGAGAAAAACAGAATTATAAAAATATATATGGGGATGGTCATACCAGCGAGAGATGTTATCAGTTGTTAAAAACCATCAATTTAGACTCTCAAATTTTAAATAAATGTAATGCATACTAA
- the neuB gene encoding N-acetylneuraminate synthase — MSCFIIAEAGVNHNGDIQLAKELVYAAKETGADAVKFQTFTADNLVNKTAEKAQYQKNNTSKATTQYEMLKALEISNETHYLLSDLALSLGIEFMSTGFDEGTIDFLVTLGIKRLKVPSGEITNLPYLKHIAKKGLPIILSTGMCDLTEVRQAIDVISPFYGSTLKDNLILLHCTSNYPAAYKDVNLRAMQTLADEFNLPVGYSDHTLGILIPTLAVGLGACVIEKHFTLDKALPGPDHAASMTPEEMKQLVQAIRDSECALGNGEKKPSDSELPVRDLVRRSVTLKRDLSQGAQIALDDLVLLRPGSGISPAQLHKVIGAKLNLHLPAGSTLLWEHVEKQC; from the coding sequence ATGAGTTGCTTTATTATCGCAGAAGCAGGGGTAAATCATAATGGTGATATTCAATTAGCTAAAGAACTGGTTTATGCTGCTAAAGAAACTGGAGCAGATGCTGTTAAATTTCAAACCTTTACAGCTGATAATTTGGTTAATAAAACTGCTGAAAAAGCACAATATCAGAAAAATAATACATCTAAGGCTACAACCCAGTATGAAATGCTCAAGGCATTAGAAATATCAAATGAAACACACTATTTGCTAAGTGACCTTGCTCTATCTTTGGGTATCGAATTTATGTCTACTGGTTTTGACGAAGGAACCATCGATTTTTTAGTTACTTTAGGTATCAAGCGTCTTAAAGTTCCCTCTGGAGAAATCACTAATCTCCCATACCTGAAACATATTGCTAAAAAGGGTTTGCCTATTATTCTGTCCACTGGAATGTGTGACCTCACTGAGGTAAGGCAAGCTATCGATGTAATTTCGCCCTTTTATGGGAGTACTTTAAAGGACAATCTGATTTTATTACATTGCACTTCCAATTACCCTGCAGCGTATAAAGATGTTAATTTAAGAGCGATGCAAACTCTTGCTGATGAATTCAACTTGCCTGTCGGTTATTCAGATCATACTTTAGGAATTTTAATACCTACTTTGGCTGTAGGCTTAGGTGCTTGTGTGATAGAAAAACATTTCACCCTGGATAAGGCTTTGCCGGGTCCAGATCATGCTGCTTCGATGACACCTGAAGAAATGAAACAACTGGTGCAAGCAATACGAGATAGCGAGTGTGCATTGGGTAATGGTGAGAAAAAACCTTCTGATAGTGAGCTCCCTGTCAGAGATCTGGTCAGAAGAAGCGTAACATTAAAGCGCGACCTTTCTCAGGGAGCACAAATTGCCTTGGATGATTTGGTTTTGTTAAGACCTGGAAGTGGAATTAGCCCTGCACAATTACATAAAGTAATTGGAGCAAAGTTAAATTTGCATCTACCCGCTGGCAGTACTTTATTATGGGAACACGTTGAAAAACAATGTTAA
- a CDS encoding NAD-dependent epimerase/dehydratase family protein — MSKVLVTGGTGFIGKKLISALILAGHDVRCAVSRKVEELNVEQVVINKIELQDDWSEVLQGIDTVIHLAARVHIMDKNPSLDEYYKVNTIPTKNLAEQAAQHQVKRFIFLSTIKVNGEFTLNNAPFTEESDIHPEDPYAHSKLSAENHLNSIRQNTSMETVILRFPLVYGPGVRANFLKMLKLVNKGWPLPFGRINNKRSFVYIDNLISAICNVLTAPQAANQTYLVADDESWSLPALMGHLAKEMDVKVRLLPVPASLLAFAFRVFGLKDLNSRLFGSLEVSNSKIKSQLGWVPPVSSQDGLGKTAKWFKSEYSSS; from the coding sequence ATGTCTAAAGTGCTAGTAACAGGTGGTACAGGCTTTATAGGGAAAAAATTAATCAGTGCCCTTATTTTGGCTGGACATGATGTACGTTGTGCAGTTTCCAGGAAGGTTGAAGAGCTGAATGTAGAGCAGGTGGTTATTAATAAAATAGAACTACAGGATGATTGGAGTGAAGTACTTCAAGGAATAGATACAGTCATTCATTTGGCAGCAAGAGTTCATATAATGGATAAAAATCCCTCATTAGATGAGTATTACAAAGTAAATACAATACCAACTAAAAACTTGGCGGAGCAAGCGGCTCAGCATCAGGTTAAACGATTTATTTTTTTGAGTACAATAAAAGTAAATGGGGAATTTACATTAAATAATGCTCCATTTACTGAAGAGAGTGACATTCATCCTGAAGATCCATACGCTCATAGCAAGCTTTCTGCCGAAAATCATTTAAATTCTATTCGTCAAAATACATCAATGGAAACAGTTATTTTACGCTTTCCTTTAGTTTATGGCCCTGGAGTGAGAGCAAATTTTTTAAAAATGCTAAAATTGGTCAACAAAGGATGGCCGTTGCCCTTTGGCAGGATTAACAATAAGAGAAGTTTTGTCTATATCGATAATTTGATCTCAGCTATATGCAATGTTTTGACAGCCCCTCAAGCAGCTAATCAGACCTACCTGGTTGCTGATGACGAATCATGGTCTCTACCGGCTTTAATGGGACATCTTGCAAAAGAAATGGATGTTAAGGTCCGTTTATTGCCAGTTCCTGCAAGTTTGTTAGCATTCGCATTTAGAGTGTTTGGCTTAAAAGATCTTAATTCGAGATTATTTGGCTCCTTGGAAGTTAGCAATAGTAAGATTAAATCTCAATTAGGTTGGGTTCCTCCAGTCAGCTCTCAAGACGGGCTAGGCAAAACAGCAAAGTGGTTTAAATCAGAATACAGCTCTTCATAG
- a CDS encoding aminotransferase class I/II-fold pyridoxal phosphate-dependent enzyme, protein MLAIKELYVYKTFSLKDVLSKLDKTGQGVLFLVDANERLIRTITDGDIRRLLLKSYSLDSDLSDIPAHTSKTLPVSATIQDAYHLMQEYELDHIPLIDELGRPIRLIHRRELSSNIVLSSPHIGEHEQQYVQEAFATNWVAPLGPNVDSFEKEVANYINIKSAVALSSGTAALHLALVLLDVKAGDVVFASSFTFVATVNPILYQNATPVFIDSDLETWNMSPLALERALKEAKAKNELPKAVIIVNLYGQSANYEALCQLCNAYNVPIIEDAAESLGATLNNKHSGTFGKLGVFSFNGNKIITTSGGGMLVSEDEELIERARFLATQARDPAPHYEHSVIGYNYRMSNVLAGIGRGQLKVLEKRVESRRAVFDQYKEAFKSKAFIEMMPEIANGFTTHWLSTMLIKPECSSLRPENIIEQMKPYNIEARRTWKPMHRQPLFAGTEYYPHTENFSVSDYLFDQGICLPSGSNLNQHDIDRVIHCLNDIFTYHQNNSVTL, encoded by the coding sequence ATGCTAGCCATAAAAGAGTTATATGTATACAAGACTTTTAGTTTAAAAGATGTTTTAAGTAAACTGGACAAAACTGGTCAAGGAGTTTTGTTTTTGGTGGATGCTAATGAGCGCCTGATAAGGACTATCACTGACGGTGATATTAGACGCCTCTTATTAAAAAGCTATTCTCTTGACTCGGATCTTAGTGATATACCGGCTCATACCTCCAAGACATTACCTGTATCGGCTACCATACAGGATGCTTATCATTTAATGCAGGAGTATGAATTGGATCATATTCCTTTAATAGATGAACTCGGTAGACCCATTCGTTTGATTCATAGAAGGGAGTTATCATCCAATATAGTCCTCTCTTCACCGCATATTGGAGAGCATGAACAACAATATGTACAAGAAGCCTTTGCCACCAATTGGGTTGCTCCTTTAGGCCCCAATGTTGACTCTTTTGAAAAAGAAGTTGCCAATTATATTAATATTAAATCAGCAGTAGCCTTAAGTTCCGGAACAGCTGCATTACATTTAGCTTTGGTGTTATTAGATGTTAAAGCAGGGGATGTTGTTTTTGCTTCCAGCTTCACCTTTGTTGCAACAGTAAATCCCATATTGTATCAAAATGCCACGCCTGTGTTTATTGATTCTGATTTAGAGACCTGGAACATGTCTCCTTTAGCATTGGAGCGTGCTTTAAAAGAAGCTAAAGCAAAGAATGAATTACCAAAAGCCGTCATTATCGTCAATTTATATGGACAAAGTGCAAATTACGAGGCTTTGTGTCAGTTATGTAACGCCTATAATGTACCTATTATTGAAGATGCTGCTGAGTCCTTAGGAGCTACACTAAATAATAAACATAGCGGTACCTTTGGTAAATTAGGTGTTTTTTCTTTTAACGGCAATAAAATCATTACTACTTCTGGTGGCGGGATGTTGGTATCAGAAGACGAAGAATTAATAGAAAGAGCCCGTTTTCTAGCCACACAAGCTCGGGATCCTGCTCCGCATTATGAGCACTCTGTAATTGGATACAACTATCGGATGAGTAATGTACTTGCAGGTATAGGACGAGGACAATTAAAAGTTTTAGAAAAACGTGTTGAATCAAGAAGAGCTGTTTTTGATCAGTATAAAGAAGCGTTCAAGTCAAAGGCTTTTATTGAAATGATGCCAGAAATTGCTAACGGATTTACTACTCATTGGCTGTCAACTATGTTGATTAAACCCGAATGTTCTTCTTTAAGACCAGAAAATATCATCGAACAAATGAAGCCATATAATATTGAAGCACGACGAACATGGAAACCTATGCATCGTCAGCCGTTATTTGCTGGCACTGAATATTATCCCCATACTGAGAATTTTAGTGTTTCAGATTATTTATTCGATCAAGGGATTTGTTTGCCTTCAGGATCTAATTTGAATCAACATGATATTGATAGAGTGATACATTGTTTAAATGACATATTTACTTATCATCAAAATAACTCTGTAACACTTTAG
- a CDS encoding acetyltransferase — protein sequence MHTNQLKIVGCGGHSKVVIDALSLCKHSFQISLCDSNKDLLGKELSGLLIDSTMESLADFDGFIHVAIGNNQVRKSIYKLINLKTGLFTVIHPAAVISKLARIENGSFIAARAILGPESYIGEGCIVNHGAVVDHEVKIGSYSHIAPNSTLGGNVTVGEGVLVGSGAVILPGITIGDGAIIAAGAVVIQNVKENTLVKGVPAV from the coding sequence ATGCATACTAATCAATTGAAAATAGTAGGATGTGGCGGACACAGTAAAGTAGTGATTGATGCTCTTTCATTGTGTAAACATTCATTTCAAATTTCTCTATGTGACAGCAATAAAGATTTATTGGGAAAAGAACTAAGTGGGTTATTAATAGATTCTACAATGGAGTCATTGGCTGATTTTGATGGTTTTATTCATGTTGCTATTGGGAATAATCAAGTAAGAAAGTCGATTTATAAATTAATTAATTTAAAGACTGGATTATTTACGGTTATTCATCCTGCGGCTGTAATTTCTAAATTGGCACGAATTGAAAACGGCTCATTTATAGCCGCTCGAGCGATTCTTGGTCCCGAAAGTTATATAGGCGAAGGTTGCATTGTTAATCATGGGGCTGTAGTGGACCATGAGGTTAAAATTGGATCTTACTCTCATATTGCACCCAATAGTACTTTAGGTGGCAATGTTACAGTAGGAGAAGGAGTATTAGTCGGTTCTGGAGCAGTAATATTACCCGGTATTACTATTGGCGATGGAGCAATTATTGCTGCTGGGGCTGTAGTAATTCAAAATGTAAAAGAAAATACCCTGGTTAAGGGTGTCCCTGCGGTATAA